GCGCCTTCATGAAGCGAGCGTCGCCAAAGATGTTGATGTGATGGATACGGAGAACGGGTTTCTGCAAATCTTCAGCTCTGTAGGTCGAACTTTTTACAGGCTACTCAAGAGTACCTGGGTCTCCatgtcctcctcctcgtcccaCAGCGACTTGGTGCTCGTGGTCTCGTTGCCATTAACCCAGTGAAATAGCGGAAAAAACAACGCAAACCGAACGAAGTTCATTGCGCAATGAGCAGAGTCATCAGGTGGCGGTCATCAGGTGGTCATGGTCCATTCCCCCAATGGCGTGGGTTAATGTTAGCCATTTAATAAATGAACACCTGCTCGACTTGATACCTGATTGATTAACCCCTGGGTGACCAAACAGTAGtaaaatatatgatatatcGATTTAAATATAGCCCTAAATATGTTGAATATATCATACAGTTTgatataaaaacttaaaaatattaaaagtaatttgaataatgttgatttatttaattcatcgcaaaattttatttaatttatttatttttgtaacaattattttaaaatagatttgaaaagcattatttaaaactagattatttaaaaaaaaaattatcgatattttcgaaATGAAAAGTTCTTtctgaaaaaaatgttgtttttttttctttcgttcTTTCTTtcgatatcgatattttcgataataattatgtttatcgggtgaaaaatattgacaataataccctgcaagggtataaaaatattgtgcaAGAAATAATCGAACAGATATATCGAATTTAGAAAAAACATAAGTATcacattaaattataatatatcgatattatccATGTTCATAGATTTGTTTTCTAACTTCTAGAGCATCTTTTTTATcgacaaattaatttccaactaaaatttttttattctttatttaagtTGTTATTCATACTGAATTTTAAACTAATGTAGAATTTACTAAGAAAACTCAGTAAACTCTCTTATTTTTCGATCATAGAACCCCTGGGCAAActaggtatttaattttcagaAAGGCTGAAATTCagcaaaaatttaagtaaaacgAAAAATCTTCAAAAAGTTATACAAATTCGCAATGTTATTACCTGAGAAAGACAAAGGAAATCTCTGTGATGATGTGTCACTGCCTTTAAACCTGATCTACGGAGGAGGCTCTCCCAAAGCAAAAAGCAAGACCCCGAAATTGAAACCCTGTCTTATTTGCGGTAGGCACATGACATGCAAGTCTTCAACCGATCAAGTCTTTGGGGTAAGCAATAATGACCTGGAATACCTGTCCGTTGTGGAAAAGATACCGAAGTGTCAAGATCTATGCAATATCCTACTGTTGATAACGCCCAGCCGAAACCCACATCACCATAAGGTCCACAGCTACTGCCTAGACAGTTGCAACCACCTGGGAGTTACCACGCTGACCCAAGAGGAACTCAGGCTGATTGAAAGCCAACAAAGACcgaataaatattcaattgtTCACTGTACGCAACATATTGAGCTCTACGATGCAGTTAGAAACAGCCCCATCAGAGATCAAATATTCCAGATGGTTAGAAAGAAGGCCAAGGCTGTGCATAGGACCTGGTACAGGGGAAACGTGGTGAGACTCTCGTATCGTAGCCACGGACCAAGGTTCGTAGGGGTTTCTCCCATACGCAACCCCTATGGCATACGATCTCTGGAGTACCCCAAGATCCCAGTGCGGATGCAGCACCAGACATCCAGTACGGTGGCTAATATAAACTGCTCAGATATCGAGGATATGGACCAGAGAGTAAAGCTACGGCGAAAAGTACAACGTGAATTGTTTTATGCCAGCCAGCAGAgcttcaaaaagaaaaaagcttGCAGAATGTTAAAAATATCTGCAATTAGTCGTCATAAATCCCGACGAACTAAGAAATTCATCCCTAAAACCAAAATGGAAGTTCAAGCTGAAAATCTAGTGTATAATGATCAACCTATAACCCAGCAAGATCTACAAAATATTCAAGGTCTGGACATCATACCTCAGCCGATTGAGAATGGAGTACTTGAGCTACGAGAGTCCTTGGGTCAAACATACTTACCATCGAATCCTCCCCTGAAGCCTACCAACTACTTGCTCTCCGCCTACATTCACCTTAAAGAAGAACTGCCAAGTCCCAGTGTAAGGCAATACTTTTCCCAGTTTGCTCACCTAATTGAGCAGATTAATCAACGATTGTGTCCTCGACAAGAACATGTACAGGAATTTTTCCGGATGGCCGAGTTCCAGGAACTAAAAATGTTTCTTCGGCCTGAAATCAGTCTACCGGGTTTTCCTTCAACAGAAGTACCTCGTTTTCGTATCGAATGTTTTTTATATGATAATCGTCAAGATTATATAACCTCGATAGCATTGCCCTGTCTCCAAGTACGGGTTATGTCCCGAATGTTTCCAAGAGCGACCGAGAACTTTCGTTATGTTGAAAGTGCTTTTGAGCTGACAAACATGCCTTTAGTGTTAACCAACTGGCTTAGAAGTTTTTTGGAATCAATTGAAGCAAAGTCTTTGTACGTTTTTTTTGGGGACATAACCTGGAACTGGGTTTGCCCAAGATCTGCGTTGTTTAAACTTATCAAGAATCAGGGTTCTAAGAAACTTTAAAACGATTTTTTTACacataaatattgtattttaaaatagtcaAACTTGTAATGTAAATATCTATAAAGCTGACtgtaatttttctttaaaattggtttcttaatttttcttgGAATGCCTTTCTTAGTCCTCTTTTGATTCATCCGAACCATCCTTTTCCACAATATACACCAACGTGGTGACTTGGAGGGCAAACACCTTGGCTATCTCTCCGTTTTCCTCCACAATTTCGGCAAAGAACTTGTAGGTGCCATTCTGAACTCCATCTGGTTGAATGTTTTCCGCCACATTGGAGTTCAGCATCGAGTAATTACCCACACGGATGGGACACTCGATCACATCGCTCAGGATAATGCTCTTCTTGAAGAGGAAACGCAGCATGGGATTCGAATTGTATTCGCTGAGGAAGCCGCAAAAGTTAATTCTTCGCATTTCGAATAATTGCACAAACTGGGTGCCTCCCTCGGGCCTCACGCGCACCTTCATGTTCATGATCAGGTGATTGCTGCCCAGCTCCCGCACCACACGCACATTCAGATCGAAATGTTGGCGATCCTCGTGGATGTAGGCCCGGACCTTCATGTACAGCGACTCGCCAAAGACATGGATGTGCTGGATGGCCACCAGGGCTTTCTGagtgtatttaaaatttaatatgttttagtaagtaaaaataaagaatttaagGTTAAACCAACCTTCTGACTGCTGCTGTATGTGGTCAAAAAGGACTTCTCATTTCCAGCCACTTCGATGGCGAGTCCCATCACAGCGGAGACCAAAAACAAACCGAACCGACTGACTTTCATTTCGTAATAAACAGCAGGAGATCCTTTGATTCGTACACTCACATAACTCGTTCACATCATGACTAGACAGATAAAACATTATGGCTTAAGCACtcgtttattttataaacgTAAACCTAATCATTTGGCTAAATGTTATCATCATGAAATCGATTCGGTTGGCTGCCATTCAGTTTGTTTGCACCCAAACACGTGGAGGAAACATTTTGtagaaaaatagtaaaaacatAGTAATCGTTGTGAGTCATAGTTAGTTATACTTTAATCgctcaaaataaatacaaacgTTGGAATAAGTGATATTTTAAGAGGAAGcgtttatattgtttttatttttttaagacaaacattttttattacattttcctTGTAACGtgaacagttttttttttaatatt
Above is a genomic segment from Drosophila kikkawai strain 14028-0561.14 chromosome 3R, DkikHiC1v2, whole genome shotgun sequence containing:
- the LOC108084014 gene encoding uncharacterized protein; its protein translation is MKVSRFGLFLVSAVMGLAIEVAGNEKSFLTTYSSSQKKALVAIQHIHVFGESLYMKVRAYIHEDRQHFDLNVRVVRELGSNHLIMNMKVRVRPEGGTQFVQLFEMRRINFCGFLSEYNSNPMLRFLFKKSIILSDVIECPIRVGNYSMLNSNVAENIQPDGVQNGTYKFFAEIVEENGEIAKVFALQVTTLVYIVEKDGSDESKED